One genomic region from Candidatus Caldarchaeum subterraneum encodes:
- a CDS encoding molybdopterin oxidoreductase molybdopterin binding subunit, C-terminal translates to MVWDYKTRQPLVVTRNHVGEYFAGLDVDPALEGEFEVKLVDGSTVKVRPVFDLIKQYLEAFDPYTVSEITWAPPESIEELARLIAANKTRTLFVEGMGPNHFYHSDLKDRGIILVASLTNNIGHFGGTVGSYAGNYRMELLNGVLQWVTEDPFNPELDPSKPARQKKYWKEESAHYYAYDDRPLRIGGRLFTGKTHMPSPTKATFWANTNSILGNSKWAHNIMVNTLPKIEMIVVNDWLWTATCEYADVVFGVDSWAERKKPDMYGSVTNPFLQAWPRTPLPRIYDTRDDLEVLAGIAEKLSELTGDRRFRDYWHFVYEDKVEVYLNRVFQAGNTTKGYRFEELEESCKKGTPFLMMVRTSPRITGWEQTNESRPWYTKTGRLEFYREEDEFIEYGENLPVYREPIDNTPYEPNVIVSKPHPALKPKLPSDYGIPVGDLSTEVRQVRNVVKPWEEVRETKHPLVDMGYGHILVTPKYRHACHSMGASTDLEATFFGPFGDFYRHDKRKPWVSEGYIDINPIVAKKLGIEDGDYVWCDADPSDRPFVGWTDKPEDYKVFRWLVRARHYPNIAPGVARAWFHFYVATHGSVEAHEKRADGLAKNPRTGYQAAYRYGSHQSTTRTWLKPTLQTDSLVRKEYYGQLIGKGFALDVHQVIGAPKESFVKITRAEPGGEDRKGLWSPAAAGFRPAYASNEVKKYLAGQYVEVI, encoded by the coding sequence ATGGTGTGGGATTATAAAACAAGACAGCCTCTGGTGGTTACCAGGAACCATGTTGGAGAATATTTCGCCGGCTTGGATGTTGACCCGGCGCTTGAAGGCGAGTTTGAGGTTAAGCTTGTCGACGGCTCAACCGTCAAGGTTAGGCCTGTCTTCGACTTGATTAAACAATATCTCGAGGCTTTCGACCCATACACGGTTTCGGAGATAACGTGGGCGCCTCCAGAATCTATCGAGGAGCTGGCCCGTCTCATAGCGGCCAACAAGACCAGAACACTTTTCGTCGAAGGTATGGGGCCCAACCACTTCTACCACAGCGACTTGAAGGACAGAGGAATTATTCTTGTGGCCAGCCTCACCAACAATATCGGCCACTTCGGCGGAACCGTGGGCAGCTACGCGGGCAACTACAGGATGGAGCTTCTCAACGGTGTTCTCCAGTGGGTTACCGAGGACCCGTTCAACCCCGAGCTAGACCCATCCAAACCAGCGCGGCAGAAAAAGTATTGGAAGGAGGAGTCGGCGCACTACTACGCATACGACGACAGGCCGCTCCGAATAGGCGGCAGACTCTTCACAGGAAAGACCCACATGCCCTCACCGACCAAGGCAACCTTCTGGGCCAACACCAACTCCATACTAGGCAACAGCAAGTGGGCCCACAACATCATGGTCAACACATTGCCCAAGATTGAGATGATAGTTGTGAATGACTGGCTCTGGACAGCGACCTGCGAATACGCTGACGTGGTCTTCGGTGTGGACAGCTGGGCTGAGAGGAAGAAGCCCGACATGTACGGCTCGGTGACAAACCCGTTCCTCCAAGCGTGGCCTAGGACACCGCTGCCACGGATATATGATACAAGGGATGACTTGGAGGTTTTGGCGGGTATTGCGGAGAAGCTTTCCGAGCTAACAGGTGATAGACGCTTCAGAGATTATTGGCATTTTGTCTACGAGGACAAGGTGGAGGTTTACCTGAACAGGGTCTTCCAAGCCGGTAACACAACCAAGGGCTACAGGTTTGAGGAGCTGGAGGAGAGCTGCAAAAAAGGCACACCCTTCCTCATGATGGTTCGAACAAGTCCACGAATAACTGGGTGGGAGCAGACCAACGAGAGCAGGCCATGGTACACCAAGACTGGGCGTCTCGAGTTCTACCGCGAGGAGGATGAGTTCATAGAGTATGGCGAAAACCTGCCCGTATACAGGGAGCCTATAGACAACACGCCATACGAGCCCAACGTAATAGTTTCTAAGCCTCATCCAGCCCTCAAGCCGAAGCTGCCCAGCGACTACGGCATACCTGTCGGAGACCTATCCACCGAGGTGAGGCAGGTGAGGAATGTTGTCAAGCCTTGGGAGGAGGTGAGAGAAACCAAGCACCCGCTCGTGGACATGGGATACGGCCACATCCTCGTCACACCAAAGTATAGACACGCGTGTCACAGCATGGGGGCCAGCACAGACCTCGAGGCCACCTTCTTCGGACCGTTCGGAGACTTCTACCGCCATGATAAGCGGAAGCCGTGGGTGAGCGAAGGATACATAGACATAAACCCGATAGTGGCCAAGAAGCTGGGAATCGAGGACGGAGACTATGTGTGGTGTGATGCGGACCCGTCGGACAGGCCCTTCGTCGGATGGACAGACAAGCCCGAGGACTACAAGGTCTTCAGATGGCTTGTTAGGGCCCGCCACTACCCCAACATAGCGCCCGGCGTGGCACGTGCATGGTTCCACTTCTACGTCGCAACACATGGCTCGGTGGAGGCGCATGAGAAAAGAGCCGACGGCCTCGCCAAAAACCCGCGAACCGGGTATCAGGCAGCCTACCGATACGGAAGCCATCAATCCACCACAAGAACATGGCTTAAACCCACACTCCAAACCGACAGCCTAGTCCGAAAAGAATACTACGGCCAGCTCATAGGGAAAGGCTTCGCCCTAGACGTCCATCAAGTTATTGGAGCGCCTAAGGAATCTTTCGTCAAGATAACTAGGGCGGAGCCCGGTGGAGAAGACCGGAAAGGCCTGTGGAGCCCTGCTGCGGCAGGGTTTAGGCCAGCATACGCCAGCAACGAGGTGAAGAAGTATCTGGCCGGTCAGTATGTGGAGGTGATTTAG
- a CDS encoding molybdopterin oxidoreductase molybdopterin binding subunit, N-terminal, with product MGGLRLSRRDFLALVPSSALSAAVLAMLPDDILAFEYIEPIDPNINPLTTYPYRDWERVYRDIYTPDSTFHYLCAPNDTHGCLLRASVKNGVVIYADPSFGYGKATDIYGNRASSRWDPRACISGLSYVRRFYSDRRIKGAYVRAGFKKWVDAGYPRDPATGQPPREYFSGRGKEEFVKVPFEEAFKIVAQTLLNIVATYSGQEGQARLLAQGYDPAMVESTEGAGTKTIKFRGGMPYNAGIRIGGFYRFANMMALLDAYVRGVGPDEAKGSRGWDNYAWHTDLPPGHPMVTGNKTLDFDLYTAENAKVIILWGKNWIATKMPDGHWLTEAKLKGAKIVTIAPEYQSSSSKADYVIVIRAGTDQAFALGLAHVLIRDRLYDEKFVKSFTDLPLLVRMDNLKLLRARCHRRLHSFAAQQLHQSPQTRRITSSNRAPERPDNPGAAPG from the coding sequence ATGGGAGGTCTCAGACTGAGTAGGCGAGATTTCCTAGCGCTCGTCCCTTCTTCGGCGCTTTCTGCCGCTGTGTTGGCGATGCTTCCAGACGATATTCTAGCATTCGAGTATATTGAGCCGATAGACCCCAACATCAACCCCCTCACAACATATCCGTACAGAGATTGGGAGAGAGTTTACAGGGACATATACACACCTGACAGCACTTTCCACTATCTTTGTGCACCCAACGATACCCACGGCTGTCTACTCAGAGCAAGCGTGAAGAACGGGGTCGTGATATATGCTGACCCATCCTTTGGATACGGGAAAGCCACCGACATCTATGGGAACAGGGCATCGTCTAGATGGGACCCGAGGGCGTGCATAAGCGGCCTCTCCTATGTGAGAAGGTTCTACTCCGACAGGCGGATAAAGGGCGCCTACGTGAGGGCGGGGTTCAAGAAATGGGTGGACGCTGGATATCCACGCGACCCTGCGACAGGTCAGCCGCCCCGTGAATATTTCTCGGGACGCGGTAAGGAGGAGTTTGTGAAGGTCCCGTTTGAAGAGGCGTTCAAGATAGTGGCACAGACCTTGTTAAACATAGTCGCGACCTATAGTGGACAGGAGGGGCAGGCTAGGCTTCTGGCCCAGGGATACGACCCCGCCATGGTCGAGTCGACTGAGGGGGCTGGCACAAAAACAATCAAGTTCAGAGGAGGTATGCCCTACAACGCAGGCATCAGGATAGGCGGGTTCTACCGCTTCGCCAACATGATGGCGCTGCTCGACGCATACGTTAGGGGTGTGGGCCCGGATGAGGCGAAAGGCTCTCGGGGATGGGATAACTATGCGTGGCACACGGACCTGCCGCCCGGCCACCCCATGGTGACGGGTAACAAGACTCTGGACTTTGATCTCTACACGGCTGAAAACGCCAAGGTCATCATACTCTGGGGCAAGAACTGGATTGCAACCAAGATGCCTGACGGCCACTGGCTTACAGAAGCGAAGCTGAAGGGTGCCAAGATAGTTACGATTGCGCCTGAATACCAGTCCAGCAGCTCCAAAGCCGACTACGTCATCGTCATAAGAGCGGGCACAGACCAGGCCTTCGCCCTCGGGCTGGCCCATGTCCTGATAAGGGATAGACTGTATGATGAGAAGTTTGTCAAGTCATTCACCGACCTGCCGCTGCTTGTGCGGATGGATAACCTCAAGCTCCTACGCGCGCGATGTCATCGAAGGCTACACTCCTTCGCAGCTCAGCAACTTCACCAAAGTCCTCAAACCCGGAGAATCACCTCCTCCAATCGCGCTCCAGAAAGACCAGATAATCCCGGAGCAGCTCCGGGTTGA
- a CDS encoding bacterio-opsin activator HTH domain protein: MSRLMALTISTTPGDVCWLSRLSRLDSRLFAKVIEQQSVDDRWRIQFFRISADNKVGEVESFLRNEKSFRELRTVKSSGGIIYGTAVVMCGRGCGIEEAGSCILRGVSTGAGGEVVWSFIGTGPELRRFMQRLSERGIRYETRELCVVKPNGGLTSRQELIIKAALELGFFDYPKKIHVKELAQLFGITPATLTETMRKAMKRIVKEHVTLAGSLEKHDEINHTS; encoded by the coding sequence ATGTCTAGGCTTATGGCGTTAACCATTTCGACTACGCCGGGTGATGTGTGTTGGTTATCAAGGCTTTCAAGGCTGGATAGCCGGCTTTTCGCCAAGGTGATTGAGCAGCAGTCCGTGGATGACAGGTGGAGAATCCAGTTTTTCCGCATCTCGGCTGACAATAAGGTTGGTGAGGTGGAATCTTTTCTCAGAAACGAGAAATCATTCCGCGAACTGCGCACTGTCAAGTCCAGTGGCGGCATTATCTACGGCACTGCTGTGGTGATGTGTGGCAGGGGCTGTGGGATAGAGGAGGCTGGTTCATGTATTCTCAGGGGTGTAAGCACAGGCGCCGGAGGTGAAGTTGTCTGGAGCTTCATAGGGACAGGCCCGGAGTTGAGGAGGTTTATGCAGAGGCTTTCTGAGAGGGGGATTAGGTATGAGACGCGGGAGCTATGCGTTGTGAAGCCTAACGGAGGCCTCACCAGCAGACAGGAGCTGATAATAAAAGCCGCCCTCGAGCTCGGGTTCTTCGACTACCCCAAGAAGATACATGTGAAGGAGCTGGCCCAACTCTTCGGCATAACACCGGCCACACTAACCGAAACCATGAGAAAGGCTATGAAGAGGATTGTTAAGGAACATGTGACGCTTGCCGGCAGCCTTGAGAAACATGATGAGATAAACCACACATCCTAA
- a CDS encoding mercuric reductase — MNRYELVIIGGGAAAFSAAIKASELTENKLSILMISAGKLGGTCVNVGCVPSKYLIEAAKHYHSSHTPLFDGVTPKGADLDFGKLMESLRRFVDVMRGEKYADVLKHYPNVELIEGRGSFTSPHTIAVETRDGVREVEFEKALIATGSRPAIPNIPGLEKNGYYTTDTIWDMDTLPENTLLVGRGAVGLEIGQAMQRLGSQVTLVELLDRILPNMESEISSTLSKILADEGMRIMTKARVVEFSRHGDLGQAEIVTNEGRQTIEFDAVLIATGRKPNTDRMGLEKSSVAVDNRGFIKVDETMRTSSPNIYAAGDCIAKPLMLETLSAREGVVAASNIVEEGSAAMDYGAVPLVVFTEPQVASVGLTEREVVKRFGACSCRVVSLKNVAKARMTGGRGLAKLVINPNDGRVLGVHIVSPNAAEYITEAALYIKYGKKTHGHRRHHTRLPNIRRSPETECTGIPKTSGENELLCRMKTLSHSFRIDAIWKTPTQFQSMETGSCQRTAR; from the coding sequence ATGAATAGATACGAGCTAGTTATAATTGGCGGCGGAGCTGCTGCCTTCAGCGCCGCAATCAAAGCCAGCGAACTAACTGAGAATAAATTATCCATTTTGATGATTTCAGCTGGGAAGCTGGGCGGAACATGCGTCAACGTTGGCTGCGTCCCCTCCAAATACCTGATAGAGGCCGCCAAACATTATCACAGCAGCCACACGCCCCTGTTTGACGGAGTTACACCCAAGGGAGCTGACCTCGACTTCGGCAAGTTAATGGAATCCCTCCGAAGGTTTGTAGACGTTATGCGTGGTGAGAAGTATGCTGATGTCTTGAAGCATTACCCGAACGTGGAGCTTATAGAGGGCCGCGGCTCATTCACTTCACCCCACACAATCGCTGTGGAGACACGTGATGGAGTGCGTGAAGTCGAGTTTGAGAAGGCGTTGATAGCAACCGGTTCACGGCCAGCCATACCTAACATTCCCGGGTTGGAGAAGAATGGATACTATACCACGGACACGATATGGGATATGGATACCCTTCCCGAGAACACGCTGCTGGTGGGCAGGGGCGCTGTAGGGCTTGAGATAGGACAGGCCATGCAGAGGCTGGGCAGTCAAGTGACGCTGGTCGAGCTATTGGACAGAATTCTGCCTAATATGGAGTCTGAGATATCATCGACACTATCAAAAATCCTAGCCGACGAGGGCATGAGGATTATGACTAAAGCTAGGGTTGTAGAGTTCTCGCGACATGGAGACCTTGGCCAAGCTGAGATAGTGACTAACGAGGGCAGGCAGACCATAGAGTTTGACGCAGTGTTGATAGCGACGGGCAGAAAACCGAACACGGATAGAATGGGGCTGGAGAAGAGCAGCGTAGCCGTCGACAACCGCGGCTTCATAAAAGTGGACGAGACGATGCGCACCAGCTCACCAAACATCTACGCCGCGGGCGACTGCATAGCTAAACCCCTTATGCTTGAGACGTTGTCGGCGCGTGAAGGCGTGGTGGCGGCCTCAAACATCGTTGAAGAGGGCTCGGCCGCCATGGATTACGGTGCTGTTCCTCTGGTGGTGTTCACCGAGCCGCAGGTGGCTTCGGTGGGTTTGACTGAGAGGGAGGTTGTGAAGAGGTTCGGTGCATGCTCTTGCAGAGTTGTCTCGCTGAAGAACGTGGCTAAGGCTAGGATGACGGGTGGACGCGGCTTGGCCAAATTGGTTATAAATCCTAATGATGGGAGAGTTCTGGGCGTGCACATCGTCTCGCCTAACGCAGCCGAATACATTACCGAGGCGGCTCTCTACATCAAATACGGAAAAAAAACTCATGGACATCGTCGACACCATACACGTCTTCCCAACATACGCAGAAGCCCTGAAACTGAGTGCACAGGCATTCCTAAGACCAGTGGAGAAAATGAGCTGCTGTGTAGAATGAAAACACTCTCCCATAGTTTTCGAATAGATGCAATCTGGAAGACCCCTACTCAATTCCAGAGTATGGAGACCGGTTCATGTCAGAGAACTGCGAGGTAA
- a CDS encoding transcriptional regulator, HxlR family: MTKETKRIICMCPIEGVIDLISKKWSLLIVNEIGNHGRIRYNMLMKELDGISPKILSDTLKALIKHNLVKREAYNEIPPRVEYTLTKEGDELRAATIPILQWALKQKGTVIAHCSCTLIEKGKKIEKI; encoded by the coding sequence GTGACCAAAGAGACGAAGCGTATCATTTGCATGTGCCCAATAGAGGGTGTGATCGATCTAATCAGCAAAAAATGGTCTCTCTTAATAGTGAATGAAATAGGCAACCATGGAAGAATCCGCTACAACATGTTGATGAAGGAACTGGATGGAATCAGTCCAAAAATACTTTCAGACACTTTAAAAGCATTGATTAAACATAATTTAGTAAAAAGGGAGGCCTACAACGAGATTCCGCCAAGAGTTGAATACACACTCACCAAAGAAGGCGACGAGCTGAGGGCGGCCACTATTCCAATCCTTCAGTGGGCGTTGAAACAGAAAGGCACAGTGATAGCCCACTGCTCATGCACACTAATAGAAAAGGGCAAGAAAATCGAGAAAATCTAA
- a CDS encoding exonuclease SbcCD, D subunit (DNA repair exonuclease) has translation MSVQAIITADNHLDPPATMFGAKRFERKRDHLRCFEEVMEHAKREKPDLLLMAGDIFDTVKPSNFVRARLMQHMKQLHERGVKVVMVSGHHDTPKSAEEGVSPLAVYGHSGYAYFIQDPNSMDYFSLEVDGCEVVVAGLGHNPLLHPADDPLSSVKMEKRGDVNILLLHYPVEGFVGVYGEEPVIRLNSIPKTCQLVAVGHLHRHQVKRLGDTAIVYPGSTERVSFAEEEEPKGFVWAELNREGLVSLDHVKTQARPYKTIETMFPEKDAIERLKQLIDQHADPQLVLRLVIKGVVEAEKLTEYRRSELLLHAQTRLFHLMVDDNGLEIKSPEKPSTLEKTTPLEELRRYFSTLMQTASAEEREILAEALRLSEGMLQEAGAW, from the coding sequence ATGAGCGTGCAGGCCATCATTACAGCGGATAATCATCTCGACCCGCCTGCAACCATGTTCGGCGCCAAACGGTTTGAGAGAAAACGGGACCATCTCCGCTGCTTCGAGGAGGTTATGGAACATGCTAAGAGAGAGAAACCAGACCTTTTGCTGATGGCTGGAGACATTTTCGACACGGTGAAGCCCAGCAACTTTGTCAGAGCACGTCTTATGCAGCACATGAAGCAGCTGCATGAAAGAGGTGTGAAGGTGGTGATGGTGAGCGGCCATCACGACACACCCAAAAGCGCCGAAGAAGGCGTCTCACCGTTGGCTGTCTACGGCCACTCGGGATACGCATACTTTATCCAGGACCCAAACAGCATGGACTATTTTTCACTTGAGGTGGATGGTTGCGAAGTTGTTGTGGCGGGCCTTGGACATAACCCGCTGCTACATCCGGCAGACGACCCATTATCCTCTGTCAAGATGGAGAAACGGGGTGACGTTAACATTCTTTTGCTACACTATCCCGTGGAAGGGTTTGTCGGCGTCTATGGCGAAGAACCGGTGATTAGGCTGAACTCTATTCCGAAAACATGTCAACTAGTGGCAGTAGGCCATCTGCATCGGCACCAAGTCAAACGTCTCGGCGACACGGCGATAGTTTACCCCGGTAGCACAGAGAGAGTCTCCTTCGCGGAGGAAGAGGAGCCAAAAGGCTTTGTCTGGGCAGAGCTAAACAGGGAAGGCCTTGTCTCACTAGACCACGTCAAGACACAGGCCCGTCCCTACAAAACCATAGAAACCATGTTCCCTGAAAAAGATGCAATAGAGCGGCTCAAGCAATTGATAGACCAACACGCCGACCCACAGCTTGTCCTACGCCTTGTCATCAAAGGAGTCGTAGAGGCGGAAAAACTAACCGAATACAGAAGATCAGAGCTTCTTCTCCACGCTCAAACCCGCCTATTCCATCTCATGGTTGACGATAATGGTCTCGAGATCAAGTCACCTGAGAAACCGAGCACACTGGAGAAAACCACTCCCTTGGAGGAGCTGCGCCGCTACTTCAGTACCTTGATGCAGACTGCTTCGGCCGAGGAGCGGGAGATTTTGGCGGAGGCGCTTAGACTCAGTGAAGGAATGCTTCAGGAGGCCGGTGCATGGTAA
- a CDS encoding exonuclease SbcCD, C subunit (DNA repair exonuclease) — protein sequence MVKLLSLYAYNFKKLRFDEPLRFSDGVTLISGLNEAGKSSILDAILYALYARVIRPPPEKGKTRNEDIIAYGASKATVVLEFAVGDKRYRVSREIKRSGKPRANLDEILADNSLKPLAVGQEKVTEQIEAILGGITFNELVSSTVVAQKELNKLIELRKEDRKKIINVFLNLESFNIVLENLEEQKRELEGTKERPGRLRVEKEKLESLREELEEYLKKKKEREDLVEERMKLLKNIEKTEAEYAEAEKLYKMLQEYDEFLNRRQKLELEIEGKRKQLETLRKQRETLLKNIENTESDMHRYRDLHLVEKELESLSKEYQQLVTLEHQIGEAREAETRLGIQVRSLEQQLPPSAKATALRRPSIRPFAAGAAASIIIAFILLFIGSVLPALLFLAAGVVFLIIVFQRVSRLSRMMVLQETLARLEQAREMHATARATLRNLIQNHSVKTSYLKNAFSSLPRYGELFQQKLVEGLPKAVEAVLQQAEKDRQELNDLKSKLDAYREQLKNLPAEHELNQVESEIHSLGEQLEGVRLPTLSPGLEFSRDVLEEARKRVQQLAENIQAYRTRTELLSQLVLELEEWLRAHGDVEQRYSEQLAVVANLERELAVVRKAVEAIQATAEALRNRVKPLVAAHMGIILPALTNNRYKAAILDDDYRLQVWDPDAGQYRVKEVFSGGTEDQMLLAMRLAFALALLPEAKGQKPEFVFLDEPLGSSDEVRRSGIIEYIAIDLAKKFSQIFIISHVGGLEEHVNHIIRLHEGKVVETV from the coding sequence ATGGTAAAGCTGCTAAGCCTCTATGCCTACAACTTCAAGAAACTGAGGTTCGACGAGCCGTTAAGGTTCTCAGACGGCGTAACGCTGATATCAGGCCTCAACGAGGCCGGAAAATCCTCCATCCTCGACGCAATACTATACGCCCTCTACGCCAGAGTGATAAGGCCGCCGCCGGAAAAAGGTAAAACAAGAAACGAGGACATTATCGCATATGGCGCCAGCAAAGCCACAGTAGTCCTCGAGTTCGCTGTCGGCGATAAACGCTACAGGGTAAGCAGGGAAATAAAACGAAGCGGAAAACCCCGTGCCAACCTCGACGAAATCCTCGCAGACAATTCCCTCAAACCCTTAGCCGTGGGACAGGAGAAAGTAACCGAGCAGATAGAAGCCATACTCGGAGGAATAACCTTCAACGAACTAGTTTCCAGCACCGTCGTGGCGCAGAAGGAGCTGAACAAGCTGATTGAGCTTCGGAAAGAGGACCGAAAAAAGATAATCAACGTCTTCCTCAACCTAGAAAGCTTCAACATCGTTCTGGAAAATCTTGAAGAGCAGAAAAGAGAGCTGGAGGGCACTAAGGAGAGGCCGGGGCGTCTGCGGGTCGAAAAAGAAAAGCTGGAATCCTTGCGTGAAGAGCTGGAAGAATACCTGAAAAAGAAGAAAGAACGCGAAGACCTGGTCGAGGAAAGAATGAAGTTGCTCAAAAACATCGAGAAAACAGAGGCCGAATATGCGGAGGCGGAGAAACTGTATAAGATGCTGCAGGAATACGATGAATTTCTCAATCGGCGGCAAAAGCTGGAGCTCGAGATAGAGGGAAAACGAAAACAGCTGGAAACGCTTCGGAAACAGAGGGAAACACTGCTAAAGAACATAGAAAACACGGAGAGCGATATGCATCGTTACCGGGACCTGCATCTCGTCGAAAAAGAGCTGGAATCGTTGTCGAAAGAGTATCAGCAGCTGGTTACTCTTGAGCATCAGATTGGTGAGGCGCGTGAAGCTGAGACGCGGCTAGGCATACAGGTTAGGAGCTTGGAGCAGCAGTTGCCGCCGTCGGCTAAAGCAACAGCGTTACGGAGACCGTCTATCCGTCCATTTGCAGCTGGAGCCGCAGCAAGCATCATCATAGCATTCATCCTCCTGTTTATCGGCAGCGTTCTCCCAGCCCTCCTGTTCCTCGCCGCTGGAGTGGTTTTTCTAATCATCGTGTTTCAACGGGTTTCGAGACTTTCTCGAATGATGGTTCTTCAGGAAACACTCGCCAGACTCGAGCAAGCCAGGGAAATGCATGCCACTGCAAGGGCCACACTCAGAAACCTTATTCAAAACCACAGCGTAAAAACCTCGTATCTGAAAAACGCCTTCTCATCCCTGCCAAGATATGGCGAGCTATTCCAGCAAAAACTCGTAGAAGGATTGCCCAAAGCTGTTGAAGCCGTGTTGCAGCAGGCGGAGAAAGACCGCCAAGAACTCAACGATCTCAAGTCGAAGCTTGACGCTTACAGGGAGCAGCTCAAAAACCTGCCAGCGGAGCATGAGCTCAACCAAGTCGAGAGCGAGATACACAGTCTCGGGGAACAGCTAGAGGGTGTAAGGTTGCCCACGCTGTCTCCGGGGCTGGAGTTTAGCAGAGATGTGCTGGAGGAGGCGAGGAAAAGGGTTCAGCAGCTCGCAGAAAACATTCAGGCTTACAGGACGAGGACGGAGTTGCTGTCGCAGCTGGTTTTGGAGCTGGAAGAGTGGCTAAGGGCCCACGGCGACGTGGAGCAGAGATACAGCGAACAGTTAGCTGTTGTCGCAAATCTGGAGCGGGAGCTGGCAGTCGTCAGGAAGGCGGTTGAAGCCATACAGGCCACAGCCGAGGCGCTGAGAAACAGGGTGAAACCACTTGTCGCAGCGCACATGGGAATCATTCTGCCGGCTCTCACAAACAACCGATACAAAGCCGCAATACTCGACGACGACTATCGGCTGCAGGTCTGGGACCCCGACGCGGGTCAGTACAGGGTCAAGGAGGTTTTCTCAGGCGGCACAGAGGACCAGATGCTCCTCGCCATGAGGCTTGCCTTCGCATTGGCTCTTCTCCCCGAAGCCAAGGGCCAGAAACCAGAGTTCGTCTTCCTCGACGAGCCGCTGGGAAGCTCCGACGAAGTAAGAAGGTCAGGCATCATCGAATACATAGCCATAGACCTCGCGAAAAAATTCAGCCAAATATTCATCATAAGCCACGTAGGCGGCCTCGAAGAACACGTAAACCACATCATAAGACTACATGAGGGAAAAGTGGTGGAAACAGTTTAG
- a CDS encoding phosphohydrolase yields the protein MKLMASSHETLEEHLITCLRFLDSHFIDRGYAVHVAYCFGIDEAEAVKALKTAVIFHDYGKAADEYQKKESKKLSFPKHEYFSATAAHKSIKETVWRDECLMAIGWHHMAMKGPSLLDDFTTWKKFGAPEKATFPAEFVETFRKIAKDNELGDMLVNDPPHEITLPEVRKTLEHISARLLSLQTGHTFYRRTLKLLRPLLIVDNLAAAEKRDGVEKIFVKDLPDPAEIHQIRYVLRCLC from the coding sequence ATGAAGCTTATGGCATCTAGTCATGAAACACTAGAAGAACATCTTATCACCTGTCTCCGGTTTTTGGACAGCCACTTTATCGATAGAGGCTACGCTGTCCACGTGGCCTACTGCTTTGGAATAGATGAGGCGGAGGCTGTGAAGGCGTTGAAGACGGCTGTGATCTTCCACGACTATGGGAAGGCGGCTGACGAATACCAGAAGAAAGAGTCCAAGAAACTTAGTTTTCCAAAACACGAATATTTCTCAGCCACGGCGGCGCATAAATCTATCAAAGAAACTGTTTGGCGCGACGAGTGCTTAATGGCTATTGGATGGCATCACATGGCTATGAAGGGCCCGAGCCTCTTAGACGACTTTACGACATGGAAAAAGTTTGGCGCACCCGAGAAAGCCACGTTCCCGGCAGAGTTTGTTGAAACCTTTCGCAAAATTGCAAAGGATAATGAGTTGGGGGATATGCTTGTTAATGACCCGCCTCATGAAATAACCCTGCCCGAGGTCAGAAAGACGCTAGAACACATATCAGCTAGACTCTTGAGCCTCCAGACAGGCCATACATTCTACCGCCGCACACTCAAGCTCTTACGTCCCCTTCTGATTGTGGATAACCTGGCCGCAGCGGAGAAGCGAGATGGAGTTGAGAAAATCTTTGTAAAAGATTTGCCCGACCCGGCGGAAATTCACCAAATAAGGTATGTGTTGCGATGCCTGTGCTAA